One Epinephelus lanceolatus isolate andai-2023 chromosome 10, ASM4190304v1, whole genome shotgun sequence genomic region harbors:
- the LOC117265412 gene encoding teashirt homolog 1-like, which yields MPRRKQQEPRRSAAYMPEDELKADVHDEEEHLQDDGLSLDGQDTEFLCNEEEEDVDGGQPPSYRDSPLSNGTNPDAGYGSPLSDTSDRLTDFKSTSSRDGQEREGMALPFRPNNGLSFQDSLAQMKAVYANLISDASWSSITMDIMKSKPAAAGSVNSALTTPEPAPTASVSTTTTTNKSSAVNLAGSHHNGRSSSTTVNHTSSASGNTNGTAASSVSSHSATSCSGSSSGGASNGSGVAYDWHQAALAKTLQQTPYHLLPEPSLFSTVQLYRQNNKLYGSVFTGASKFRCKDCSAAYDTLVGLTVHMNETGHYRDDNKDKEEDQGKRWSKPRKRSLMEMEGKEDAQKVLKCMYCGHSFESLQDLSVHMIKTKHYQKVPLKEPVPALATKLVPTSAKKRAIQDAIVSPCSPDSIHASSGGGSVSLGDVGKDAKSAANPYVTPNNRYGYQNGASYTWQFEARKAQILKCMECGSSHDTLQQLTAHMMVTGHFLKVTNSASKKGKQLVFDPVVEEKIQSIPLPPTTTRLPVPSGVKSQPVSPALSSCSEEKREGGEDEKVEAGEPVERKIKEERDDSGEKSESDATSYKYLREEDLEEAPKGGLDILKSLENTVSSAISKAQTGTPTWGGYSSIHAAYQLQGAMKSPATVLPPMVQSVQMQPMFNSGLRGLVNDPNSVIHSPRSPSSPTPLRSNVTAMEELVEKVTGKAATVKKEKEEKMVSLERCRPPSLVKSPSPALREQREQLASPNDLSVGKPSGMRSSSPGSVDSELICKKEPKESLVDGHNNHSKNGSEACQSPVTNGNSLGIITDHSPESPFINPLSALQSIMNTHLGKASKPVSPAADPLSMLYKISNSMMDKPAFNPTPQGKPAEPVNHYQLYDNSDQPIDLSKNKSTVNSNNNNNNSSSNVLLTNNNVNGNKPLISLPDSVSSPLRENALMDISDMVKNLTGRLTPKSSTPSSISEKSDADGSAFEDALEDLSPVQKRKGRQSNWNPQHLLILQAQFASSLRETSEGRYAMTDLGPQERVHICKFTGLSMTTISHWLANVKYQLRRTGGTKFLKNMDSCQPVFLCGDCASQFRTPSSYISHLESHLGFSLKDLSKLSAEHLREQQAASKVITDKMTFGSPLSALTTAEDDTGSVYQCRLCNRTFVSKHAVKLHLSKTHGKSPEDHLVFVTALEKLEKLDKMEKV from the coding sequence cgTACATGCCCGAGGACGAGCTTAAGGCAGACGTTCACGATGAGGAAGAGCACCTGCAGGATGACGGCCTCTCATTAGATGGCCAGGACACTGAGTTTCTGTGcaatgaggaagaggaagatgtgGATGGAGGCCAGCCGCCTAGTTACAGAGACTCTCCACTCAGCAATGGCACTAACCCTGACGCTGGATACGGGTCCCCGCTCAGTGATACCAGCGATCGGCTGACGGACTTCAAGAGCACCTCTTCCAGGGATGGTCAGGAGAGGGAAGGCATGGCTTTGCCCTTCCGCCCCAACAACGGCCTCTCTTTCCAGGATAGCCTGGCACAGATGAAAGCCGTCTATGCAAACCTCATCTCAGATGCCTCTTGGTCCAGCATCACAATGGACATCATGAAATCCAagcctgctgcagctggcagtgtCAACAGTGCCCTCACCACTCCAGAGCCTGCCCCCACTGCTTCTGTCTCCACGACTACAACCACAAACAAGAGCAGTGCGGTCAACTTGGCTGGCAGTCACCATAACGGCAGGAGCTCCAGCACCACTGTCAACCACACAAGCAGTGCGAGTGGCAACACTAATGGCACAGCAGCTAGCTCTGTTAGCAGCCACAGTGCAACCAGCTGCAGTGGGAGCAGCAGTGGTGGGGCTAGTAATGGTAGTGGTGTAGCCTATGACTGGCACCAGGCAGCTCTTGCCAAAACTCTTCAGCAGACCCCCTACCACCTTTTACCAGAGCCTAGCCTCTTCAGCACAGTGCAGCTCTACCGGCAGAACAACAAGCTGTATGGTTCTGTTTTCACTGGTGCAAGCAAGTTTCGCTGCAAAGACTGCAGCGCTGCCTATGACACACTGGTAGGTTTAACAGTCCACATGAATGAGACGGGCCACTATCGAGATGACAACAAGGACAAAGAGGAGGATCAGGGAAAGCGCTGGTCCAAACCACGTAAGCGCTCCCTGATGGAGATGGAGGGGAAAGAGGATGCCCAGAAGGTGCTGAAGTGCATGTACTGTGGCCACTCATTTGAGTCTCTGCAAGATCTCAGTGTTCATATGATCAAGACCAAGCATTACCAGAAAGTGCCTCTCAAAGAACCAGTGCCAGCCTTGGCCACTAAACTGGTGCCCACTTCAGCTAAAAAACGAGCGATTCAAGATGCTATAGTCTCCCCATGCTCCCCAGACTCTATCCATGCTagtagtggtggtggtagtgTATCCCTAGGGGATGTTGGCAAAGACGCAAAATCTGCAGCTAACCCCTATGTTACGCCAAACAACCGCTACGGCTACCAGAATGGTGCCAGCTACACATGGCAGTTTGAAGCTCGTAAAGCTCAGATCCTCAAATGCATGGAGTGTGGGAGCTCTCATGATACACTGCAACAGCTGACTGCCCACATGATGGTTACTGGTCACTTTTTGAAGGTTACAAATTCTGCATCCAAGAAGGGCAAACAGCTGGTTTTTGATCCAGTGGTGGAAGAGAAGATTCAGTCTATCCCACTGCCACCGACCACCACCAGACTCCCTGTTCCCAGTGGTGTTAAGTCCCAGCCGGTGTCCCCTGCCCTTTCCTCATGCTCAGAGGAAAAGAGGGAAGGAGGTGAGGATGAGAAGGTTGAAGCAGGTGAGCCAGTGGAGAGAAAAATcaaggaggagagagatgatTCAGGTGAGAAATCTGAGTCTGATGCCACATCATATAAATACCTTAGAGAAGAAGATCTAGAGGAGGCACCAAAAGGAGGGTTAGATATTCTTAAATCTCTTGAGAACACGGTATCCAGTGCCATCAGCAAAGCCCAGACAGGCACACCGACATGGGGTGGCTACTCTAGCATCCATGCAGCCTACCAGCTGCAAGGTGCCATGAAGAGCCCTGCTACTGTTCTACCCCCAATGGTCCAGAGTGTCCAGATGCAGCCAATGTTTAACAGTGGGCTACGAGGCCTGGTAAATGACCCCAACTCAGTCATCCACTCGCCTCGGAGCCCTTCCTCCCCTACCCCCCTCAGGAGCAACGTCACTGCCATGGAGGAGCTTGTGGAGAAAGTGACAGGGAAAGCTGCCACtgtgaagaaagaaaaagaggagaagatGGTGAGCCTGGAACGATGCCGGCCCCCGTCCTTAGTAAAATCCCCCTCTCCTgcactgagagagcagagagaacaATTAGCATCTCCAAATGACCTTTCTGTAGGTAAACCATCCGGTATGAGAAGTAGCAGCCCAGGCAGTGTAGATTCAGAGCTCATCTGCAAGAAGGAGCCCAAAGAGAGCCTTGTAGATGGCCACAACAACCATTCTAAGAACGGCTCTGAGGCATGCCAATCCCCAGTAACTAACGGCAACAGTCTTGGCATCATCACCGATCACTCACCAGAAAGTCCCTTCATTAACCCTCTCAGTGCACTCCAGTCAATCATGAACACACACCTGGGTAAGGCCTCCAAACCAGTAAGCCCAGCTGCAGACCCACTATCTATGCTTTACAAAATCAGCAACAGCATGATGGATAAGCCAGCTTTCAACCCAACTCCTCAGGGCAAGCCAGCTGAGCCCGTCAACCACTATCAGTTGTATGACAACAGTGACCAGCCCATAGACCTGAGTAAAAATAAATCCACTGTTAAtagcaacaataacaataacaacagcagcagcaatgtGCTGTTGACCAACAATAATGTAAATGGTAACAAACCCCTTATTTCCCTCCCTGACTCAGTGTCCTCTCCTCTGAGAGAGAATGCTCTGATGGACATTTCCGATATGGTAAAAAACCTCACTGGGAGACTGACGCCCAAATCTTCAACTCCCTCCTCCATCTCAGAGAAGTCGGATGCCGACGGCAGTGCGTTTGAGGATGCCCTAGAGGACCTCTCCCCAGTGCAGAAGAGGAAAGGGAGGCAGTCCAACTGGAATCCCCAGCACCTCCTCATCCTCCAGGCACAGTTTGCCTCCAGCCTGAGGGAGACCTCAGAGGGCCGCTATGCCATGACTGACCTGGGCCCCCAGGAAAGGGTCCACATCTGTAAGTTCACAGGCCTCTCCATGACCACCATATCCCACTGGCTGGCTAATGTCAAGTACCAGCTGAGACGGACTGGGGGCACCAAGTTTCTCAAGAACATGGACTCGTGCCAGCCCGTGTTCCTCTGTGGTGACTGTGCCTCCCAGTTCAGGACTCCCTCCTCCTACATCAGCCACCTGGAGTCTCACCTGGGCTTCAGCTTGAAGGACCTGTCCAAGCTGTCAGCTGAGCACCTTCGGGAGCAGCAGGCTGCCTCAAAGGTGATCACAGACAAAATGACATTCGGCAGCCCCCTGTCAGCCTTGACCACGGCAGAGGACGACACAGGCTCTGTGTACCAGTGCAGACTTTGCAATCGGACATTCGTCAGCAAACACGCAGTCAAACTGCACCTCAGCAAGACCCATGGCAAGTCTCCGGAGGACCACCTGGTGTTTGTCACTGCTTTGGAGAAACTGGAGAAGCTAGACAAGATGGAGAAGGTTTAA